One window from the genome of Halostella litorea encodes:
- the hisF gene encoding imidazole glycerol phosphate synthase subunit HisF, which produces MLTKRIIPCIDVDVDDDGNPAVYTGVNFEDLKYTGDPVEMAKRYNEAGADEFVFLDITASADGRETMLGVVEDVADEVFIPLTVGGGIRTREDVKETLRAGADKVSINTGALERPELITEGAESFGSQCIVISVDAKRRFDEQGEHYAEVDGESCWFECTVKGGREGTGVDVIEWAREAEERGAGELFVNSIDADGTKEGYDIPLTKGVCDAVSTPVIASSGCGGPEDAYEVFTDANADAALAASIFHFDEFSIREVKEYLAERDVPVRL; this is translated from the coding sequence ATGCTGACCAAGCGCATCATCCCCTGCATCGACGTGGACGTCGACGACGACGGCAACCCGGCGGTGTACACGGGGGTCAACTTCGAGGACCTGAAGTACACCGGCGACCCCGTCGAGATGGCGAAGCGGTACAACGAGGCGGGGGCCGACGAGTTCGTCTTCCTCGACATCACCGCCTCGGCGGACGGCCGCGAGACGATGCTGGGCGTCGTCGAGGACGTGGCCGACGAGGTGTTCATCCCGCTGACCGTCGGCGGGGGGATCCGCACCCGCGAGGACGTCAAGGAGACGCTCCGGGCCGGCGCGGACAAGGTGTCGATAAACACCGGGGCGCTGGAGCGCCCCGAACTGATCACGGAGGGCGCGGAGTCCTTTGGCAGCCAGTGCATCGTCATCAGCGTCGACGCGAAGCGGCGCTTCGACGAGCAGGGCGAACACTACGCGGAGGTCGACGGCGAGTCCTGCTGGTTCGAGTGCACCGTCAAGGGCGGCCGCGAGGGCACCGGCGTCGACGTGATCGAGTGGGCCCGCGAGGCGGAGGAACGCGGCGCGGGCGAACTGTTCGTCAACTCCATCGACGCCGACGGCACGAAGGAGGGGTACGACATCCCGCTGACGAAGGGCGTCTGCGACGCCGTCTCGACGCCGGTGATCGCCTCATCGGGCTGTGGCGGCCCGGAGGACGCCTACGAGGTGTTCACCGACGCGAACGCCGACGCCGCGCTGGCGGCCTCCATCTTCCACTTCGACGAGTTCTCGATCCGGGAGGTCAAGGAGTACCTCGCGGAGCGGGACGTGCCGGTTCGGCTGTAG